From the genome of Hyalangium gracile, one region includes:
- the tssJ gene encoding type VI secretion system lipoprotein TssJ: MLGFAVWLAGCPRAAAPSEPCKEPPPIAVLLEASERLNPDDRGSSLSTIVQVLQLKDIRRLEASEFQDVWQRPKEVLEDDLIATDELTLEPGQTLTRQLSRDPKSNYIVVLGVFRRPAGQVWRSIQRLPEVTPELCDAVKKPGAKPPPLYFYLEDYRVEARGRAEGRG, encoded by the coding sequence ATGCTCGGGTTCGCGGTGTGGCTGGCGGGCTGTCCCCGCGCGGCTGCTCCGTCCGAGCCGTGCAAGGAGCCGCCTCCGATCGCCGTCCTCCTCGAGGCGAGCGAGCGCCTCAATCCGGATGACCGGGGGAGCTCTCTCTCCACGATCGTCCAGGTGCTCCAGCTCAAGGACATCCGGCGCCTGGAGGCGTCCGAGTTCCAGGACGTGTGGCAGCGTCCCAAGGAAGTCCTGGAGGACGATCTGATCGCCACGGACGAGCTGACGCTCGAGCCGGGCCAGACGTTGACGCGGCAGCTCTCGCGCGATCCGAAGTCGAACTACATCGTCGTTCTGGGCGTCTTCCGCCGGCCCGCCGGCCAGGTGTGGCGCTCCATCCAGCGGCTGCCAGAGGTCACTCCCGAGCTCTGTGACGCCGTGAAGAAGCCGGGGGCCAAGCCGCCTCCGCTTTACTTCTATCTCGAGGACTACCGGGTCGAGGCCCGGGGCAGGGCGGAGGGGCGAGGATGA
- the tssK gene encoding type VI secretion system baseplate subunit TssK: MKIPQRVVWSEGMFMNPHHLQQADLYHEALLSARLGAMTPYDWGVVEMEVDDKAMAAGQLQLLRFFGILPDGLPVTFERGQPEEPPARPIEEHFGASKKSLDVYLGVARERDGVASYGDVNGSTTAPRFSVVSRSVADLITTESTSSVAFAQRNIRFLFGTEPREDYEVIKIGELIRDKTGAAVLSPSYIPPCLRISASPYILANLRQLLKSMHGKQRELSDTRRHRDEASLEFTGADVTKFLQLSTLNGLIPQVAHAVEAADMSPQFLYLLLCQAAGQLSTFSADSDPANLPKFQYTNLRVTFEGLFQRLDGLLRSVALEQSVAIALESRKDGMHLGRLEDERLARCTQFILAVKADHLLEQQTADQLPALAKIASWDEIHNIIQAATPGVPLQVTFRPPPEVPVKPKVVYFSLDTTDRYWKDAIKDQTLAIYLPQPFDPARTKLELMGVPGKKEGSRGR, from the coding sequence ATGAAGATTCCTCAGCGCGTCGTTTGGTCCGAGGGGATGTTCATGAATCCCCACCACCTGCAGCAGGCGGACCTCTACCACGAGGCCCTGCTGTCGGCCCGGCTGGGCGCCATGACGCCCTATGACTGGGGCGTGGTGGAGATGGAGGTGGACGACAAGGCCATGGCGGCCGGCCAGCTCCAGCTGCTGCGCTTCTTCGGCATCCTCCCGGACGGCCTGCCCGTCACCTTCGAGCGCGGTCAGCCCGAGGAGCCTCCCGCCCGGCCCATCGAGGAGCACTTCGGCGCCTCGAAGAAGTCGCTGGACGTGTACCTGGGCGTGGCCCGCGAGCGCGACGGCGTGGCCAGCTATGGCGACGTGAACGGCTCCACCACCGCGCCCCGCTTCAGCGTGGTGAGCCGCTCGGTGGCGGACCTCATCACCACCGAGTCCACGTCCTCCGTGGCCTTCGCCCAGCGCAACATCCGCTTCCTCTTCGGCACCGAGCCTCGCGAGGACTACGAGGTCATCAAGATCGGCGAGCTGATCCGGGACAAGACGGGCGCCGCGGTGCTCTCGCCCTCGTACATCCCGCCGTGCCTGCGCATCTCCGCCTCGCCCTACATCCTGGCGAACCTGCGGCAGCTGCTGAAGTCCATGCACGGCAAGCAGCGCGAGCTGTCCGACACGCGCCGCCACCGGGACGAGGCCTCGCTGGAGTTCACCGGCGCGGACGTGACGAAGTTCCTCCAGCTCAGCACGCTCAACGGGCTCATCCCCCAGGTGGCCCACGCGGTGGAGGCGGCGGACATGTCGCCGCAGTTCCTCTACCTGCTGCTGTGCCAGGCCGCCGGCCAGCTCTCCACGTTCTCCGCCGACTCGGATCCGGCCAACCTGCCCAAGTTCCAGTACACCAACCTGCGCGTCACCTTCGAGGGGCTCTTCCAGCGCCTGGACGGGCTGCTGCGCTCGGTGGCCCTGGAGCAGTCGGTCGCCATCGCGCTCGAGTCGCGCAAGGACGGAATGCACCTGGGCCGGCTCGAGGACGAGCGGCTGGCGCGCTGCACCCAGTTCATCCTCGCGGTGAAGGCGGACCATCTGCTCGAGCAGCAGACCGCCGATCAGCTCCCGGCCCTGGCGAAGATCGCCAGCTGGGACGAGATCCACAACATCATCCAGGCCGCCACGCCCGGCGTGCCGCTCCAGGTGACGTTCCGGCCTCCGCCCGAGGTCCCCGTCAAGCCGAAGGTCGTCTACTTCTCGCTCGACACCACGGATCGCTACTGGAAGGACGCCATCAAGGACCAGACGCTCGCCATCTATCTGCCCCAGCCCTTCGATCCCGCGCGGACGAAGCTGGAGCTGATGGGCGTGCCGGGCAAGAAGGAAGGCAGCAGGGGGCGCTGA